One genomic window of Arthrobacter caoxuetaonis includes the following:
- a CDS encoding GntR family transcriptional regulator, giving the protein MARTSAVSTDIGAVVAAIRSAIRAGELAPNQRLVEADLCGDYNASRSTVRSALAELTVEGLVERIQNRGARVRAVSKEEAIEIVEVRSAVEALCAGKAAERITAEGISELRGLARRMEESVAAGDLLSYSKANQELHQRIIDISGQRTAAATIERLRGQSVRYQFRLAMQPGRPAVSLPEHLAVVDAICSRNRRRAEEAMAAHLASVARAIKGSDDSARM; this is encoded by the coding sequence ATGGCTCGTACTTCTGCGGTATCCACGGACATCGGAGCGGTGGTTGCCGCGATCCGCTCGGCTATCCGCGCCGGTGAGCTCGCACCCAACCAGCGCCTCGTGGAGGCCGACCTCTGCGGCGACTACAACGCCAGCCGGTCCACGGTGCGCTCGGCGCTGGCCGAGCTGACGGTCGAAGGACTGGTGGAACGGATCCAGAACCGCGGAGCACGCGTCCGGGCTGTCTCCAAAGAAGAGGCCATCGAGATCGTCGAAGTGCGCTCCGCCGTCGAAGCCCTGTGCGCGGGCAAGGCCGCCGAGAGGATTACCGCGGAGGGCATCTCCGAGCTTCGCGGCCTCGCACGCCGGATGGAAGAATCCGTGGCTGCCGGGGACCTGCTCAGCTACTCGAAGGCCAACCAGGAACTGCACCAGAGGATCATCGACATCAGCGGCCAGCGCACCGCCGCGGCCACAATCGAGCGGCTGCGCGGACAGAGTGTGCGGTACCAGTTCCGGCTGGCCATGCAGCCCGGCCGCCCGGCCGTCTCGCTCCCCGAACACCTCGCCGTCGTCGACGCCATTTGCTCCCGGAACCGCCGGAGGGCGGAGGAAGCGATGGCAGCCCACCTGGCCAGCGTCGCCCGGGCCATCAAAGGCTCTGACGACTCCGCACGGATGTAG
- a CDS encoding DUF6282 family protein — protein sequence MRRELTEPSARARELVKGGYDVHVHIAPDVMERRIDDVDLAVRFRDLGMAGFVLKSHYVPTAERAAVVRKVSPDVDVLGAITLNASVGGMNPIAVEVAARSGAQFVWLPTVDSSNQRSCLAEEPDGATPPMWAQLQEDLRNAGMAADAVEPLAEDGSLRTETLQVLDLIAKHDLTLATGHLHAAESAAVVPAALERGVRRIVITHPEFTSQRMALDRQVELAAQGALLERCLTTPLTGKVDWDLWFSNIRSAGPEHSVISSDLGQPFNPPVEDGLAIAADLLLREGFTDEEVRIMTVHNSRWLAGADPLPGAPARKDPASSRSG from the coding sequence ATGCGCCGTGAGCTTACTGAACCGTCGGCCCGCGCCCGGGAGCTGGTGAAGGGCGGATACGACGTCCACGTCCACATTGCCCCGGACGTGATGGAGCGGAGGATTGATGATGTGGATCTCGCCGTGAGGTTCCGCGACCTCGGGATGGCCGGCTTTGTCCTGAAGTCCCACTACGTGCCGACGGCGGAGCGGGCGGCAGTGGTCCGCAAGGTGAGCCCGGATGTCGACGTGCTGGGCGCCATCACCCTCAACGCCTCGGTGGGCGGGATGAATCCCATAGCCGTGGAAGTGGCAGCGCGGAGCGGAGCGCAGTTTGTCTGGCTGCCCACCGTGGACAGTTCCAACCAGCGCAGCTGCCTGGCCGAGGAGCCCGACGGCGCCACCCCGCCCATGTGGGCGCAGCTCCAGGAGGACCTGCGGAACGCCGGCATGGCGGCTGACGCGGTGGAGCCGCTGGCCGAAGACGGGTCCCTGCGGACCGAAACGCTGCAGGTGCTGGACCTGATCGCCAAGCATGACCTCACCCTGGCCACGGGGCACCTGCATGCGGCTGAGTCGGCGGCGGTCGTTCCCGCTGCCCTTGAGCGCGGTGTACGGCGCATCGTCATCACCCACCCGGAATTCACGTCCCAGCGCATGGCCCTGGACCGGCAGGTCGAGCTGGCGGCCCAGGGTGCACTGCTGGAGCGCTGCCTGACCACTCCCCTCACCGGCAAGGTCGACTGGGACCTGTGGTTCTCCAATATCCGCTCCGCCGGACCGGAGCACTCCGTGATCAGCAGCGACCTGGGCCAGCCGTTCAATCCTCCGGTAGAGGACGGCCTGGCGATCGCCGCGGACCTGCTGCTGCGGGAGGGGTTTACCGATGAGGAGGTGAGGATCATGACCGTGCACAACAGCCGGTGGCTGGCCGGAGCCGATCCGCTCCCCGGCGCGCCCGCCCGGAAGGACCCGGCTAGTAGTCGATCCGGCTGA
- a CDS encoding nucleoside deaminase gives MRTDADYLARAIDLATANVADSGGPFGAVILTADGQTFDGVNRVTSSNDPTAHAEVTAIRNACAALETFDLSGAVLYTSCEPCPMCLASALWARIGRVVFAADRHDAARAGFDDAVFYEYFDTPLEERSMPVVQVSGDTRTAPFEAWNAAVSRIDY, from the coding sequence GGCCATCGACCTGGCCACCGCAAACGTCGCCGACAGCGGCGGACCGTTCGGGGCCGTTATCCTCACGGCGGACGGACAGACCTTCGACGGCGTGAACCGTGTAACCTCCAGCAACGACCCCACCGCCCACGCCGAAGTCACGGCGATCCGCAACGCCTGCGCTGCGCTGGAGACGTTCGACCTGAGCGGGGCCGTGCTCTACACCAGCTGCGAGCCGTGCCCCATGTGCCTCGCGTCCGCCCTGTGGGCCAGGATCGGCCGCGTCGTTTTCGCCGCGGACCGGCACGACGCCGCGCGCGCCGGCTTCGATGACGCAGTCTTCTACGAATACTTCGACACTCCGCTCGAGGAGCGCTCCATGCCGGTGGTCCAGGTTTCCGGAGACACCCGCACCGCGCCCTTCGAAGCGTGGAACGCTGCGGTCAGCCGGATCGACTACTAG
- a CDS encoding DUF1295 domain-containing protein, whose product MDPVRVCLWIFAATALATWVLSLITREYSWTDRIWSLTPVAYVWVFAAASGWDARLVLMAVLVSLWGARLTFNFARKGGYAPGGEDYRWGILRRRMRPWQFQLFNLGFISLYQNLIIWLMTLPALTAYENPRPLGPWDWILAALFLAALAGETTADRQQWNFQQWKKAEKAAGRKPETGFVQTGLFHYSRHPNFFFEQAQWWLFYGFAIAASGTWLHVTITGPLLLTLLFAGSTVFTESISRSRYPAYAQYQQRTSPIVPLPPRGHARPLEAG is encoded by the coding sequence ATGGACCCGGTTCGTGTCTGTCTCTGGATCTTTGCCGCAACCGCCCTGGCCACCTGGGTGCTATCGCTGATCACCCGCGAATACTCCTGGACCGACCGCATCTGGTCGCTGACGCCCGTGGCCTACGTGTGGGTCTTCGCCGCGGCGTCCGGCTGGGATGCGCGGCTGGTGCTGATGGCCGTGCTGGTTAGCCTGTGGGGCGCCAGGCTGACCTTCAATTTCGCGCGCAAGGGCGGGTACGCGCCGGGCGGGGAAGACTACCGCTGGGGCATCCTCCGCCGTCGTATGCGTCCCTGGCAGTTCCAGCTGTTCAACCTGGGCTTCATCAGCCTCTACCAGAACCTCATCATCTGGCTGATGACGCTGCCGGCGCTGACAGCGTACGAGAACCCGCGTCCGCTTGGTCCCTGGGACTGGATCCTGGCTGCCCTCTTTCTCGCTGCCCTGGCGGGCGAGACGACGGCAGACCGGCAGCAGTGGAACTTCCAGCAGTGGAAGAAAGCGGAGAAGGCCGCCGGAAGAAAGCCGGAAACAGGTTTCGTGCAGACCGGCCTCTTCCACTATTCCAGGCATCCCAATTTCTTCTTCGAACAGGCCCAGTGGTGGCTGTTCTACGGCTTCGCGATTGCGGCTTCCGGAACCTGGCTGCACGTCACGATCACCGGCCCGCTGCTGCTCACGCTGCTCTTTGCCGGGTCCACTGTCTTTACCGAGAGCATTTCGAGGAGCCGCTACCCTGCGTACGCGCAGTACCAGCAGAGGACGTCCCCGATTGTTCCCCTGCCGCCGCGCGGGCACGCCCGCCCGCTCGAGGCCGGCTAG
- a CDS encoding DUF1932 domain-containing protein, giving the protein MRGSLHLAGIRWSIREHSEPFEGPSMTTATVLGLGEAGRIYAAGLAAAGFRVLAYDPYTDARAEGIDQRSTLREALAGSDVVISLVGAAAAEAVAADALELAPPSAVYADFNTASPLAKKAMAAAAQVLGIRFADVAVLAPVPRSGIHTPLLASGDGAEAAVELFSRRGVPIEPIGAEAGDAAARKLVRSIFMKGLAALVIETAQVGDIAGVGEWIRKQMAAELGPDGDAMLERLFSGTAAHAPRRRHEVQDALDYAREVGARSSMTEGTLDWLAWIEANGLPVGGQEGTNDAP; this is encoded by the coding sequence GTGCGCGGGTCGTTGCACTTGGCCGGAATCCGGTGGAGTATTCGGGAACACTCTGAACCTTTTGAAGGACCATCAATGACAACGGCTACTGTTCTGGGTCTCGGCGAAGCCGGGCGGATCTACGCGGCTGGTCTCGCCGCGGCGGGGTTCCGGGTGTTGGCCTACGATCCCTATACCGACGCACGGGCGGAAGGCATAGACCAGCGCAGCACCCTGCGCGAAGCCCTTGCGGGGTCCGATGTCGTAATCAGCCTGGTGGGTGCCGCGGCCGCCGAAGCCGTAGCCGCCGACGCACTGGAGCTTGCACCGCCGTCGGCCGTGTATGCGGACTTCAACACGGCCTCTCCGCTCGCCAAAAAGGCCATGGCTGCAGCCGCGCAGGTGCTCGGCATCCGGTTCGCGGACGTCGCGGTGCTGGCACCCGTTCCCCGCAGCGGGATCCACACTCCCCTGCTGGCCAGCGGAGACGGTGCGGAAGCCGCCGTCGAGCTCTTTTCCCGCCGTGGTGTCCCCATCGAGCCGATCGGAGCCGAGGCCGGCGACGCCGCTGCCCGGAAACTGGTTCGCAGCATCTTTATGAAGGGGCTGGCTGCCCTGGTGATCGAGACCGCGCAGGTAGGGGACATCGCCGGCGTCGGGGAATGGATCCGCAAACAGATGGCAGCCGAATTGGGGCCCGACGGCGATGCGATGCTGGAGCGGCTGTTTTCCGGTACGGCTGCCCATGCCCCGCGGCGCAGGCACGAGGTGCAGGACGCGCTGGACTACGCGCGGGAGGTGGGCGCCAGGTCTTCGATGACCGAGGGGACCCTGGACTGGCTGGCCTGGATCGAAGCGAACGGGCTTCCGGTTGGCGGACAGGAAGGAACGAACGATGCGCCGTGA